The DNA region TTCTCCTAAGAATTTTATAGGAAGTATTAAAGATTGGTAAGAGACTCACCGTAACAACAGCCCACATGTGATTTTTAGCATCTTCACCAATTTTATACCACGCAAGAACTCGAATTGGGCATATGTTTCCATCTCTTACAATTATATCCAAATGTCTTGTAAAGGCTTGATGATTAAACCCAACAGCTCGACCCATATAGAAATTTATAAGAAGTTTCTCTCCATTTTTTAATTTACACACAATACCACACTTATTTTTACCTCGCTTGTTCAAATTTTGTTGAGTAGATGATTtgtctaaacatgaaaacaattAGTTTAGATTTACATGAAAATGATTTGTCtaaacatgaaaatatttttaccACACTATAAATTACTTTTTCATACCTTGGCTAGATTCCATTTGAGCTTGAGAGTCTTCCACATGGTCGACTTATTCAGACGCATATTGCATATCATTATTACATGTGTTCACCAAAGAAGGCTCATGTTCAATTGATCCAGAAACATGATTTTGTCCGGATAATCCTAAATGCCTTGTGATTTTGCCACGTCCTCGAGCTAAAGAACTTGTTGCTATAAATAGCTTTCTCTTAGTACCCAAAGATGAATTTTGAGAGTCCATGATCCTACAACAAATACATTTTTATATtagttaaatgaaaaaataatataaatgatACATTTAGTAGTTTAAAACACTAACACTTACACAAAGCAAATAAAGATTTATATTATTCTATCCTCAATTTTGATAAGCTTCTGGGATATCGTCTATATTTGTGGCCATTGAATCTCTCTTTGTCAACATATTATATGAGTATCGAGGAGATGTTTTTGTCACTATGTGCCAACCTTTTGAGGTATTATCTATCACATAAAACACTTGTGATGCTTGAGTGGCCAATACAAAAGGTTCATTTGATTTCAAAATCCGTTGACAATTTACACTAACAAATCCATATTTATCCACTTTGATCCCTCTTTCTCCGGAATGCACATCAAACCATTTGCACTTGAAAACCACAATTTGTCTTTCACCAAGAAATTGTAATTCAATAATATGTGATAACACTCCATAATAGTCAATATTTTCTGCACCATAGTTCCCAACAACGAGAATACCACTATTTTGTGTCCTTAGGCCCTAGTGCTCTTCGGTGTGGAATTTATATCCATTGACTTTACAACATACAAATGACTTCCCATACTGTGTAGGCCCACGTTACAAAGAAAGTAGGTCTTCCATTTTTTTGGTTTTGTCATTTTTATGTAACCTCTCGACCtatcaaatttgaaaaaaaaaattcttactctcaagatataatttattagcgAAAACAAAGACATGTATGTACATTAAAAATCTCACTTACTCTAACTCTGAACCAGTTAATAAATTGTTTGTCACATTCCTCATCGGACAAAACCAAATCACTAGAAGCACGGATTTGCAAGTAGTCACTACATAGGAAATTTAGAGATTAATCGTAATTAAAACAACAATATGGAAGAATAAGTTTATATTTTCATACTTGTAAAATGATTGAACTTCTTCACAATTCTTTAATATGTAGATGTGAGCTCGCTCTTGGTCTACACGATCCAAATTGCATGCTATTCCTGTTGATAACTCTTCAATGGATGAAAATATGGATAAACCATCAGTACTTTCCATACATCCACAATCAGATGTGTCGAAATATCTTGAGCATAAACTGATACACTCATTTGCGATATAACCCTCAGCAATTGATGCCTCTGGATGAGTTTTATTTCGAATATATGATTTAAAAGTACTCAACTTTTGTTCTATTGGATACATCCATCGATATTGATAAGGTCCCCCAAGCATAGCTTCCATTGCTAAATGAATCGGCAAATGTATCATGATGTCAAAAAATGAGGGTGGAAAAATCTTTTCCAACTTACAAAGTGTGATAGGAATTTGTCTTTCAAGTTGTTTCAAGTCTTCCATCTTTAGTGATTTGGAACACAAACTAGAGAAGAACATTGATAGCTCAACAAGAGCTTCATACACTGATTCTGAAAGTAATCCACGTGTTGCAAGAGGAATAAGATATTCTAGTAAGATGTGACAATCATGACTCTTTAAACCTGAAATCTTGTTCTCCCTAACATTTATACAATCTGAAATGTTTGAACAAAAGCCATCAggcatttttaattatttaagaaATAAACAAAGCTGATGTTTCTCACTAGAGGACAATGTGTAAGGTGCAGTGGGAAACTCAAGATCATCTCCTATTGCAACAGGATGCAATTCAGGCCTTATATTCAAGAGTTGTAAATAAAGACGTGTTTTATGGTTATCTTTAGTCTTGCCTTTAATATTCATAATTGTTCCAAGAACACTGTCACatatatttttctcaatatgcatcacATCCAAATTATGCCTTAATAACAATGTTTCCCAATATGGTAGCTTAAAGAATATACTCTTCTTATTCCAATTATCACCTCGTTTGTCATGAGATATTTTTGTCTTTCTAGTAGTATCCTTACTTAAGATTATGCCTTCCAAATCCTGGACTTGACTTAAAATATCTTTTCCAGAAAATGATTTAGGCGGCAATCTCATTTCAACTGTACCATCAAAGGAATTCTTATCCTTGCGCCATTTGTGGTTCAATGGGAGATAACGTCGATGGCCCATATAACACTCTTTGCCACCATTTGTCAATCtcattgagcaagtatccttatTACAACAAGGACATGCTAACTTTCCTTTTGTACTCCATCCAGATAAATTTGCGTATGCTGGGAAGTCATTAATTGTCCACAACAAAGCAGCACGTAAAGTAAAATTTTGAGAAGTTGATGTATCAAAAGTTTCTACTCCAGTGTGCCACAACTCAATCAATTCATCGATCAACGATTGCAAATAGATATCAATTGCATCTCCACTACTCTCTGGACTAGGAATTAACATGGATAAAATGAAGTTAGACAAGTTCATACACATCGATGGTGGTAAATTATAAGGAATAAGGATCACAGGCcaaatgctatatgttgtttttgcATTTGCAAATGGTTGAAACCCATCACTTGCGAGACCAAGTCTTACATTGCGAGTCTCTGAGGAGAAATCTTTATATCTTTCATCAAATGATTTCCATGTCATAGAATCAGCTGGATGCCTTAAAATTTCATCATCAATCCTTGCATCATTGTGCCATCTCATGTAAGGGGCAGTTTTTGAACACATAAATAACCTTTGCAGCCTTGGTTTTAGTGGGAAATAACGTAATATCTTCTTTGGAATTTTCTTTCCATTAGCTTTGAATTGAGTTCCCCCACTATGCCTTTCCTCCTTCCATCTAGATATTCCACACACTTCACAAAAATCCAAGTTCTTATGGTCTTTCCAAAATAACATACAATTATTTTTACATGCATCAATCTTTTCATAAGAAAGGCCGATATCTCTAATAAACTTTTTAGCATCAAAATATGAATCTGGAAGATCAGAATTTTCTGGTAATATTTCTTCCTTCAACAATTGCAACAACATGCTAAATGATTTATTTGTCCATTGCCCAACATTTTTGAGATGAAGTAACTTTATTAATGCTGACAATTTTGAAACCCTTGATCCTTGGTACAAAGGTTCTTTTGAATcatttaataatttataaaaaaatttagctTCATCATTTGGTTCCTCACTAATATTAGCATGGTTTGAATCATCATAATGTGGATGTAAA from Zingiber officinale cultivar Zhangliang chromosome 4B, Zo_v1.1, whole genome shotgun sequence includes:
- the LOC121977238 gene encoding uncharacterized protein LOC121977238; this translates as MAPDKKWMDLINNRLGEAYGQGIENFLDYAFERTRAKNEIRCPCVKCENAHFGSRESVKMHLIVYGILQNYRFWYHHGEKPEDDLELHNSETEVDDNDYFMADLLRGLHPHYDDSNHANISEEPNDEAKFFYKLLNDSKEPLYQGSRVSKLSALIKLLHLKNVGQWTNKSFSMLLQLLKEEILPENSDLPDSYFDAKKFIRDIGLSYEKIDACKNNCMLFWKDHKNLDFCEVCGISRWKEERHSGGTQFKANGKKIPKKILRYFPLKPRLQRLFMCSKTAPYMRWHNDARIDDEILRHPADSMTWKSFDERYKDFSSETRNVRLGLASDGFQPFANAKTTYSIWPVILIPYNLPPSMCMNLSNFILSMLIPSPESSGDAIDIYLQSLIDELIELWHTGVETFDTSTSQNFTLRAALLWTINDFPAYANLSGWSTKGKLACPCCNKDTCSMRLTNGGKECYMGHRRYLPLNHKWRKDKNSFDGTVEMRLPPKSFSGKDILSQVQDLEGIILSKDTTRKTKISHDKRGDNWNKKSIFFKLPYWETLLLRHNLDVMHIEKNICDSVLGTIMNIKGKTKDNHKTRLYLQLLNIRPELHPVAIGDDLEFPTAPYTLSSNCINVRENKISGLKSHDCHILLEYLIPLATRGLLSESVYEALVELSMFFSSLCSKSLKMEDLKQLERQIPITLSMEAMLGGPYQYRWMYPIEQKLSTFKSYIRNKTHPEASIAEGYIANECISLCSRYFDTSDCGCMESTDGLSIFSSIEELSTGIACNLDRVDQERAHIYILKNCEEVQSFYNDYLQIRASSDLVLSDEECDKQFINWFRVRISKSFNLLKDEICEVVREDSSLSNIQLVEKCFGPQRHDHVFGHGGGVRPKDVRGPIASKQALHHENVTLREKMNNMESEFKTFKELMLKNLPPNVQVTASASNTIEG